The nucleotide sequence ATACAAAATTCATTCAGCAATATCTTCAGAATAAAAAAGAAAAAATAGAGCAAGTTTTAACGTATATCGACAACGACAAAACCTGTAGAAGCAAACAACTATTGAGTTATTTTGGCGAAAAAGAAATTGATAACTGCGGAATATGCTCTGTTTGTACCAAACAACAAGCAGGAAAATTAACTCGAGATTTAATGAATATGATTTATTTGGAACTCATGAAAAAATTGAGACATTCTGAAAAATCATCAAGGGAATTAGTCGCTGAATTAGCTTTTTCTGAATCTCATATTTTAGAAGTTTTACGACTTTTAGTTGAAAAAAATAGAATTAAAAGAACACCAACAAACACCTATAAAGCAAATTAAAATGAAGGATTTACGAGTATTATTTATGGGAACACCAGATTTTGCAGTCGAAGGTCTTGCGAAAATTCTCGAAGCGGGCTACAACGTCGTTGGTGTGGTTACTGCTCCCGATCGACCTGCAGGGCGTGGTAGAAAATTAAACCAAAGTGCTGTTAAAAAGTTTGCGCTCACTAAAAGTTTGCCTGTTTTACAACCAACCAATTTAAAATCTGAAGAATTTGAGAATCAGCTTAAAGAACTCAATCCAAATTTACAGGTTGTAGTTGCTTTTAGAATGTTACCAGAAAAAGTATGGAAGTTCCCAGAGTACGGGACTTTTAATTTGCATGCTTCCCTCCTACCCGAATATCGCGGTGCGGCGCCCATTAACTGGGCTGTGATCAATGGCGAGAAAACTACTGGAGCAACAACTTTTTTTATTGATGAAAAAATAGATACGGGTGCGATTATAAAATCTAAGGAAATAGATATCCAGGCAACAGAAAACGTAGGAGCAGTTCATGATCGCTTAATGAATATGGGGGCTGAATTAATTGTAGATACCTTAAAATTAATCGAAAATGGTGAAGTAAAGACCATTTTACAAAATAAAGAGGTAGAACTGAAACCCGCTCCAAAATTAACACGTGAGAACACCAAAATCGATTGGACAAAAAATACCACAACGATCTACAATCTTATTCGCGGACTTAATCCCTATCCTGCAGCGTGGTGCTTTTTTCAGAATGGCGACAAAATGAATGTGAAGATTTTTGATTGCGAAATGATCCTGAAAGAACATAAAGAATCTATAGGAAAAGTAAGTGTTGAAAATCACCAAATTAAAATTGCAGCGTCGGATGGTTTTATTTTAGTAAACGAAATGCAGTTACCGGGAAAACGAAAAATGAGAGTAAAAGATTTGCTAAACGGTTTAACCCTGGAAGAAGAGGCCTATATGCTCTGAACCCTTGTGAATACTGAAATCATAAAAAATCAATAAATTTAAGGCTCAATTATTAACATTTTGCCAAAGTTATCAACAAACAATCCGTTTTCCCTTGCTATTCCTTGCATGGCTGAGAAATCCATATAAATTTGTAAGTGCAATTGAACAGAGTGTTTAACCAACAATTATTTAAATTCAAATTATGAACAAAACAGATTTAATCGACGCAATGGCTGAGGACGCAGGAATTTCTAAAGCGGCAGCTAAAAAAGCATTGGAATCATTTTTAGGAGGAATTGAAACTTCTCTAAAAAAAGGAGATAGAGTTTCCCTAGTAGGTTTTGGATCTTGGTCTGTATCGAAAAGAGCAGCACGTGAAGGTAGAAATCCACAAACTGGAAAGACAATTAAAATTGCTGCTAAAAACGTAGTGAAATTTAAAGCTGGTGCAGACTTACAAAAAGCTGTAAACTAATAATTTTCACCTTTTTAGTTAAAGTATTAAGGCTTTCCTAGCGGAAAGCTTTTTTTATTGATTTTTTTAATATTTTATTGTACGACTAATAATTATTAGTTAGATTAGTTAAAAAGTATGCCTATGATTGCACTAAAACCCTCTAAAGGCCACCTTTTAATAGCTGAGCCTTCTATTACCGGAGACGTATCTTTCAACAGATCAGTCGTTTTGCTAGCGGAACATTCTGATAATGGTTCTGTTGGATTTATTTTAAACAAGGTGCTTGATTTTACCTTAAAAGACCTTCTCCCCGATTTAAATGTAGATTTTAAAATTTATAACGGGGGTCCCGTCGAACAGGATAATCTTTATTTTATACATCGTATTCCAGATTTAATCCCAGATAGCGTAGAAATAGCTGATGGAATTTACTGGGGTGGAAATTTTGATGCCGTAACAACATTAATTTCTCAGAATTTAATTGACGAAAAGCAAATTCGGTTTTTCCTAGGCTACTCCGGATGGGACGCTGAACAATTAAATATTGAGCTAGATGCGAATTCTTGGATTGTAGTAACTAACGAAGATCAAAAGAATGTAATCGAAAGACCATACGATTCGTTTTGGAAAGACCAAATGATGCAATTGGGCGGTGAGTATGTATTATGGTCTAACGCACCAGAAAACCCTAGTTATAATTAAAATTAGACTTCCTAAATTACTTCATTAGCCTAACCTTGCTTTCGCATTAAGTTTAGCAAGCAGATCTTTGGCTACTGTATTTTCGTATTCCTTCTTTCGGTATTTTGAAATGGGCTGTATTCCAACAATCACATTGGTAATAAAAAGCTCATCTGCCTTTTGTAATTCGAATGGAGAAATAGATTTTTCCTCAAAATTATATTCCTGAAGCTTCTTTATAATACTAATTAATTGCTTTCTCGTAATTCCGTTTAAAGATCCGTCAGTTAAAGGGGGCGTCTTAATAGTATTTCCTTTTACCAAAAACAAATTGCCATTAAGCGCCTCTACAACAGATTTATTTTCGTTGATCAATAAACAGTTATGATAATCGTTTTCTTTGGCAAATATGCTTCCCAAAACGTTTATAGCCTTATTGTTTGACTTAATAGTAGATAACAATCCCGAATTTACGTAGTGATCTTTAAAAAGCTCTACTTCATAAAAGTCATCATTCAGAATATAAAAAGCATTATTAATTTCTGAAGCAAGAATAAAATATTCTATGTCCCTAACCTCCGGTGTATAAAAACCTCCTTCTTTTCTAAAAACGGAAAACTTAACACGTGCAGGCTTCGACTGAAGGTTATTTTTTTCAATTAATTGAAGAATCTCTTCTTCTAAAAACTCCGGAGAAAATTGGTTTGGAATTTCCATCCGCATGATACGCATGGAAGCCATTAATCT is from Zunongwangia endophytica and encodes:
- the fmt gene encoding methionyl-tRNA formyltransferase, with translation MKDLRVLFMGTPDFAVEGLAKILEAGYNVVGVVTAPDRPAGRGRKLNQSAVKKFALTKSLPVLQPTNLKSEEFENQLKELNPNLQVVVAFRMLPEKVWKFPEYGTFNLHASLLPEYRGAAPINWAVINGEKTTGATTFFIDEKIDTGAIIKSKEIDIQATENVGAVHDRLMNMGAELIVDTLKLIENGEVKTILQNKEVELKPAPKLTRENTKIDWTKNTTTIYNLIRGLNPYPAAWCFFQNGDKMNVKIFDCEMILKEHKESIGKVSVENHQIKIAASDGFILVNEMQLPGKRKMRVKDLLNGLTLEEEAYML
- a CDS encoding HU family DNA-binding protein, which encodes MNKTDLIDAMAEDAGISKAAAKKALESFLGGIETSLKKGDRVSLVGFGSWSVSKRAAREGRNPQTGKTIKIAAKNVVKFKAGADLQKAVN
- a CDS encoding YqgE/AlgH family protein — its product is MIALKPSKGHLLIAEPSITGDVSFNRSVVLLAEHSDNGSVGFILNKVLDFTLKDLLPDLNVDFKIYNGGPVEQDNLYFIHRIPDLIPDSVEIADGIYWGGNFDAVTTLISQNLIDEKQIRFFLGYSGWDAEQLNIELDANSWIVVTNEDQKNVIERPYDSFWKDQMMQLGGEYVLWSNAPENPSYN
- a CDS encoding aminotransferase class IV; the encoded protein is MINFNGNIQEEDKANLSITNRGYAYGDSVFETIRVINGKVMFWEDHYFRLMASMRIMRMEIPNQFSPEFLEEEILQLIEKNNLQSKPARVKFSVFRKEGGFYTPEVRDIEYFILASEINNAFYILNDDFYEVELFKDHYVNSGLLSTIKSNNKAINVLGSIFAKENDYHNCLLINENKSVVEALNGNLFLVKGNTIKTPPLTDGSLNGITRKQLISIIKKLQEYNFEEKSISPFELQKADELFITNVIVGIQPISKYRKKEYENTVAKDLLAKLNAKARLG